The following coding sequences are from one Danio rerio strain Tuebingen ecotype United States chromosome 21, GRCz12tu, whole genome shotgun sequence window:
- the si:ch1073-263o8.2 gene encoding uncharacterized protein si:ch1073-263o8.2 isoform X3, with the protein MNHLDYFAKLFIFLLLRHYWVCYADTPARTHGVAHVVSWDDVPDSVFEDLLGDLQIDVLKENVHGNFSLEFTDANGNFSLYADAVETGSNVHGNLSLDADAESNSTLHGNLSLDTAAESNSTLNANFTLNNAAESNSTLHDNAAESNSTLHGNLSLDDATDGHLNFSLDASAVSNSSLQDAVDSGSNVHGNLSLDADTESNSTLHGNFSFDTADGNRNFSLDAAAESNSTLQAVKSPGSAKVAVRSLEDVPDSVFADFFRDLQNGLSREILQGNFSLEFTDANGNFTLYADAVEPGSNIHGNITLDKSAESNSTLHGNISLNDAAESNLTLYGNVSLDDAAESNLTLHGNVSLDDTAESNSTLYGNFILDDAAEEFNSTLYDNFSLDDAAESNSTLYKNFSLNAAESNSTLHGNISLDAAEEFNSTLHGNFSLDDAESNSTLYSNFSLDDAESNSTLYGNVSLDAAAESSSTLYGNFTLDVADFNSTLHGNISLDAAETNSTLYGNFSLDDDAESNSTLYGNVSLDATESNSTLYGNVSLDAAAESNSTLHGNFSLDDTAESNSTLYGNVNLDAAAESSSTLYGNVTLDVADFNSTLHGNISLDAAESNSTLFGDFTLDDAEESNSTLYGNFSLDDDAESNSTLYGNVSLDATESNSTLYGNVSLDAAAESNSTLYGNFSLDDAAESNSTLYGNFSLNAEESNSTLHGNVSLDNTAESNSTLYGNVSLDAAEFNSTLQGNVSLDAAAESSSTLYGNVTLDVADFNSTLHGNASLDATESNSTLFGNFSLDDATESNSTLYGNVSLDAAESNSTLHGNVSLDAAEESNSTLYGNVSLDAAESNSTLFGDFTLDDAAEEFNSTLYGNFSLHDDAESNSTLYGNVSLDAAEELNSTLYGNFSLDDAAESNSTLYGNFSLDAESNSALYGNFTLDDDAAAESYSALFGDFTLDDAAEEFNSTLHGNFSLDDTAESNSTLYGNVNLDAAAKSNSTLQGNVSLDAAAESSSTLYGNVTLDVADFNSTLHGNISLDAAESNSTLFGDFTLDDAEESNSTLYGNFSLDDAAESNSTLYGNFSLNAAESNSTLHGNVSLDDTAESNSTLYGNVSLDDAAESNSTLYGNFSLDDAESNSALYGNFSLDDAESNSALYGNFSLDDAESNSTLYGNFTLDDAAAESNSTLFGDFTLDDAAEEFNSTLHGNFSLDDTESNSDLYGNFSLDDGAESNSTLYGNFSLKAAAESNSTLGGNFSLDDAATSNSTQHGNFSLVNSALKAVFDLLGVGNSKQSNQIPSVPGPNVPDKPDPYSVSAFHESSADVLVVYGDLSNVGNPKAVTNVSKVNGCS; encoded by the exons ATGAATCATTTAGATTATTTTGCAAAGCTCTTTATTTTCTTGCTGTTGCGTCATTACTGGGTGTGTTATG CTGATACCCCTGCAAGAACCCATGGAGTGGCTCACGTGGTCTCATGGGATGATGTGCCTGACTCAGTTTTTGAAG ATTTGCTTGGTGATCTTCAGATTGATGTCCTCAAAGAGAATGTGCATGGAAATTTCAGCCTGGAGTTTACGGATGCAAATGGTAACTTCAGCCTGTATGCAGATGCTGTGGAGACTGGTTCCAATGTGCATGGCAACTTGAGCCTAGATGCTGATGCAGAATCTAATTCAACTCTGCATGGTAACTTAAGTCTGGATACTGCTGCAGAATCCAACTCCACCCTAAATGCTAACTTTACCCTAAACAATGCTGCAGAATCAAACTCCACCCTTCATG ACAATGCTGCAGAATCAAACTCAACCCTTCATGGTAACTTGAGCCTAGATGATGCTACAGATGGTCACCTAAACTTCAGCCTGGATGCTTCTGCGGTATCCAACTCAAGCCTACAAG ATGCTGTTGATTCTGGTTCCAATGTGCATGGCAACTTGAGCCTAGATGCTGACACAGAATCCAACTCAACCCTACATGGTAACTTCAGCTTTGACACCGCAGATGGTAACCGCAACTTCAGTCTAGATGCTGCTGCAGAATCCAACTCAACCCTACAAG CTGTTAAAAGTCCGGGATCAGCTAAAGTGGCTGTGCGCTCATTGGAGGATGTGCCTGACTCTGTTTTTGCAG attttttccGAGATCTTCAGAATGGCCTCTCAAGGGAAATATTGCAAGGAAACTTCAGCCTTGAGTTTACAGATGCCAATGGAAACTTTACCCTGTATGCAGATGCTGTGGAACCTGGTTCCAACATTCATGGCAATATCACCCTAGATAAATCTGCAGAATCCAACTCGACCCTGCATGGAAACATCAGCCTAAATGATGCTGCAGAATCAAATTTAACCCTATATGGTAACGtcagcctagatgatgctgcaGAATCCAACTTAACCCTGCATGGTAACGTCAGCCTAGATGATACTGCAGAATCCAACTCTACCCTGTATGGTAACTTCATTCTAGATGATGCTGCTGAAGAATTCAACTCGACCCTGTATGATAACTTTAGCCTGGATGATGCTGCGGAATCCAATTCAACCCTGTATAAAAACTTCAGCCTAAATGCTGCAGAATCAAACTCCACCCTGCATGGTAACATCAGTCTGGATGCTGCTGAAGAATTCAACTCAACCCTGCatggtaacttcagcctagatgatgcaGAATCCAACTCTACACTGTACAgcaacttcagcctagatgacgCAGAATCCAACTCTACCCTATATGGTAACGTCAGCCTAGATGCTGCTGCAGAATCAAGCTCCACCCTGTATGGTAACTTCACCCTAGATGTTGCAGATTTCAACTCAACCCTGCATGGGAACATCAGCCTAGATGCTGCAGAAACCAACTCAACCCTGTACGgcaacttcagcctagatgatgaCGCAGAATCCAACTCAACCCTATATGGTAACGTCAGTCTAGATGCTACAGAATCCAACTCTACCCTGTATGGTAATGTCAGTCTAGATGCTGCTGCAGAATCCAACTCAACCCTGCatggtaacttcagcctagatgataCTGCCGAATCCAACTCTACCCTATATGGTAACGTCAACCTAGATGCTGCTGCAGAATCAAGCTCCACCCTGTATGGTAATGTCACCCTAGATGTTGCAGATTTCAACTCAACCCTGCATGGGAACATAAGCCTAGATGCTGCTGAATCAAACTCCACCCTGTTTGGTGACTTCACCCTAGATGATGCTGAAGAATCCAACTCTACCCTAtatggtaacttcagcctagatgatgaCGCCGAATCCAACTCAACCCTATATGGTAACGTCAGTCTAGATGCTACAGAATCCAACTCTACCCTGTATGGTAATGTCAGTCTAGATGCTGCTGCAGAATCCAACTCAACCCTGTATGGTAACTTTAGCCTGGATGATGCTGCGGAATCCAATTCAACACTGTATGGAAACTTCAGCCTAAATGCTGAAGAATCCAACTCAACCCTGCATGGTAACGTCAGCCTAGATAATACTGCCGAATCCAACTCTACCCTATATGGTAACGTCAGCCTAGATGCTGCTGAATTCAACTCAACCCTGCAGGGTAACGTCAGTCTAGATGCTGCTGCAGAATCAAGCTCCACCCTGTATGGTAATGTCACCCTAGATGTTGCAGATTTCAACTCAACCCTGCATGGGAACGCAAGTCTAGATGCTACTGAATCCAACTCAACCCTGTTTGGCAACTTCAGCCTGGATGATGCTACAGAATCCAACTCTACCCTATATGGTAACGTCAGCCTAGATGCTGCAGAATCCAACTCCACCCTGCATGGGAACGTCAGTCTAGATGCTGCTGAGGAATCCAACTCTACCCTATATGGGAACGTCAGTCTAGATGCTGCTGAATCCAACTCCACCCTGTTTGGTGACTTCACCCTAGATGATGCTGCTGAAGAATTCAACTCAACCCTGTACGGCAACTTCAGCCTCCATGATGATGCAGAATCCAACTCCACCCTGTATGGGAACGTCAGTCTAGATGCTGCTGAAGAATTAAACTCAACCCTATATGGTAACTTCAGCCTGGATGATGCTGCCGAATCCAATTCAACACTGTATGGAAACTTCAGCCTAGATGCGGAATCCAACTCTGCCCTGTATGGTAACTTCACCCTAGATGATGATGCTGCTGCAGAATCCTACTCCGCCCTGTTTGGTGACTTCACCCTAGATGATGCTGCTGAAGAATTCAACTCAACCCTGCatggtaacttcagcctagatgataCTGCCGAATCCAACTCTACCCTATATGGTAACGTCAACCTAGATGCTGCTGCAAAATCAAATTCAACCCTGCAGGGTAACGTCAGTCTAGATGCTGCTGCAGAATCAAGCTCCACCCTGTATGGTAATGTCACCCTAGATGTTGCAGATTTCAACTCAACCCTGCATGGGAACATAAGCCTAGATGCTGCTGAATCAAACTCCACCCTGTTTGGTGACTTCACCCTAGATGATGCTGAAGAATCCAACTCTACCCTATATGGTAACTTCAGCCTGGATGATGCTGCTGAATCCAATTCAACACTGTATGGAAACTTCAGCCTAAATGCTGCAGAATCAAACTCCACCCTGCATGGTAACGTCAGCCTAGATGATACTGCAGAATCCAACTCTACCCTATATGGTAACGTCAGCCTGGATGATGCTGCTGAATCCAATTCAACACTGTATGgaaacttcagcctagatgatgcgGAATCCAACTCTGCCCtgtatggtaacttcagcctagatgatgcaGAATCCAACTCTGCCCtgtatggtaacttcagcctagatgatgcaGAATCCAACTCTACCCTGTATGGTAACTTCACCCTAGATGATGCTGCTGCAGAATCCAACTCCACCCTGTTTGGTGACTTCACCCTAGATGATGCTGCTGAAGAATTCAACTCAACCCTGCatggtaacttcagcctagatgacaCCGAATCCAACTCTGACCTATAcggtaacttcagcctagatgatggTGCAGAATCCAACTCTACCCTGTACGGCAACTTCAGCCTAAAAGCTGCTGCAGAATCTAATTCAACCCTGGGtggtaacttcagcctagatgatgctgcaACATCCAACTCTACCCAGCATGGTAACTTCAGCTTAGTAAATTCTGCGTTGAAAGCAGTTTTTGATCTACTTGGTGTTGGCAATTCTAAACAATCCAATCAAATTCCAAGTGTGCCTGGTCCAAATGTGCCTGACAAACCGGATCCATATTCTGTAAGTGCATTTCATGAGTCTAGTGCTGACGTTCTTGTTGTCTATGGTGATTTGAGTAATGTGGGTAATCCAAAGGCTGTTACTAATGTCTCCAAAGTGAATGGTTGCTCTTAA
- the si:ch1073-263o8.2 gene encoding uncharacterized protein si:ch1073-263o8.2 isoform X1: MNHLDYFAKLFIFLLLRHYWVCYADTPARTHGVAHVVSWDDVPDSVFEDLLGDLQIDVLKENVHGNFSLEFTDANGNFSLYADAVETGSNVHGNLSLDADAESNSTLHGNLSLDTAAESNSTLNANFTLNNAAESNSTLHGNLSLDDATDRNNNFSLDAAVESNSTLNGTFTLDNAAESNSTLHGNLSLDDATDGHLNFSLDASAVSNSSLQDAVDSGSNVHGNLSLDADTESNSTLHGNFSFDTADGNRNFSLDAAAESNSTLQAVKSPGSAKVAVRSLEDVPDSVFADFFRDLQNGLSREILQGNFSLEFTDANGNFTLYADAVEPGSNIHGNITLDKSAESNSTLHGNISLNDAAESNLTLYGNVSLDDAAESNLTLHGNVSLDDTAESNSTLYGNFILDDAAEEFNSTLYDNFSLDDAAESNSTLYKNFSLNAAESNSTLHGNISLDAAEEFNSTLHGNFSLDDAESNSTLYSNFSLDDAESNSTLYGNVSLDAAAESSSTLYGNFTLDVADFNSTLHGNISLDAAETNSTLYGNFSLDDDAESNSTLYGNVSLDATESNSTLYGNVSLDAAAESNSTLHGNFSLDDTAESNSTLYGNVNLDAAAESSSTLYGNVTLDVADFNSTLHGNISLDAAESNSTLFGDFTLDDAEESNSTLYGNFSLDDDAESNSTLYGNVSLDATESNSTLYGNVSLDAAAESNSTLYGNFSLDDAAESNSTLYGNFSLNAEESNSTLHGNVSLDNTAESNSTLYGNVSLDAAEFNSTLQGNVSLDAAAESSSTLYGNVTLDVADFNSTLHGNASLDATESNSTLFGNFSLDDATESNSTLYGNVSLDAAESNSTLHGNVSLDAAEESNSTLYGNVSLDAAESNSTLFGDFTLDDAAEEFNSTLYGNFSLHDDAESNSTLYGNVSLDAAEELNSTLYGNFSLDDAAESNSTLYGNFSLDAESNSALYGNFTLDDDAAAESYSALFGDFTLDDAAEEFNSTLHGNFSLDDTAESNSTLYGNVNLDAAAKSNSTLQGNVSLDAAAESSSTLYGNVTLDVADFNSTLHGNISLDAAESNSTLFGDFTLDDAEESNSTLYGNFSLDDAAESNSTLYGNFSLNAAESNSTLHGNVSLDDTAESNSTLYGNVSLDDAAESNSTLYGNFSLDDAESNSALYGNFSLDDAESNSALYGNFSLDDAESNSTLYGNFTLDDAAAESNSTLFGDFTLDDAAEEFNSTLHGNFSLDDTESNSDLYGNFSLDDGAESNSTLYGNFSLKAAAESNSTLGGNFSLDDAATSNSTQHGNFSLVNSALKAVFDLLGVGNSKQSNQIPSVPGPNVPDKPDPYSVSAFHESSADVLVVYGDLSNVGNPKAVTNVSKVNGCS; encoded by the exons ATGAATCATTTAGATTATTTTGCAAAGCTCTTTATTTTCTTGCTGTTGCGTCATTACTGGGTGTGTTATG CTGATACCCCTGCAAGAACCCATGGAGTGGCTCACGTGGTCTCATGGGATGATGTGCCTGACTCAGTTTTTGAAG ATTTGCTTGGTGATCTTCAGATTGATGTCCTCAAAGAGAATGTGCATGGAAATTTCAGCCTGGAGTTTACGGATGCAAATGGTAACTTCAGCCTGTATGCAGATGCTGTGGAGACTGGTTCCAATGTGCATGGCAACTTGAGCCTAGATGCTGATGCAGAATCTAATTCAACTCTGCATGGTAACTTAAGTCTGGATACTGCTGCAGAATCCAACTCCACCCTAAATGCTAACTTTACCCTAAACAATGCTGCAGAATCAAACTCCACCCTTCATGGTAACTTGAGCCTAGATGATGCTACAGATCGTAACAATAACTTCAGCCTGGATGCTGCTGTGGAATCCAACTCCACCCTTAATGGTACCTTTACCCTAGACAATGCTGCAGAATCAAACTCAACCCTTCATGGTAACTTGAGCCTAGATGATGCTACAGATGGTCACCTAAACTTCAGCCTGGATGCTTCTGCGGTATCCAACTCAAGCCTACAAG ATGCTGTTGATTCTGGTTCCAATGTGCATGGCAACTTGAGCCTAGATGCTGACACAGAATCCAACTCAACCCTACATGGTAACTTCAGCTTTGACACCGCAGATGGTAACCGCAACTTCAGTCTAGATGCTGCTGCAGAATCCAACTCAACCCTACAAG CTGTTAAAAGTCCGGGATCAGCTAAAGTGGCTGTGCGCTCATTGGAGGATGTGCCTGACTCTGTTTTTGCAG attttttccGAGATCTTCAGAATGGCCTCTCAAGGGAAATATTGCAAGGAAACTTCAGCCTTGAGTTTACAGATGCCAATGGAAACTTTACCCTGTATGCAGATGCTGTGGAACCTGGTTCCAACATTCATGGCAATATCACCCTAGATAAATCTGCAGAATCCAACTCGACCCTGCATGGAAACATCAGCCTAAATGATGCTGCAGAATCAAATTTAACCCTATATGGTAACGtcagcctagatgatgctgcaGAATCCAACTTAACCCTGCATGGTAACGTCAGCCTAGATGATACTGCAGAATCCAACTCTACCCTGTATGGTAACTTCATTCTAGATGATGCTGCTGAAGAATTCAACTCGACCCTGTATGATAACTTTAGCCTGGATGATGCTGCGGAATCCAATTCAACCCTGTATAAAAACTTCAGCCTAAATGCTGCAGAATCAAACTCCACCCTGCATGGTAACATCAGTCTGGATGCTGCTGAAGAATTCAACTCAACCCTGCatggtaacttcagcctagatgatgcaGAATCCAACTCTACACTGTACAgcaacttcagcctagatgacgCAGAATCCAACTCTACCCTATATGGTAACGTCAGCCTAGATGCTGCTGCAGAATCAAGCTCCACCCTGTATGGTAACTTCACCCTAGATGTTGCAGATTTCAACTCAACCCTGCATGGGAACATCAGCCTAGATGCTGCAGAAACCAACTCAACCCTGTACGgcaacttcagcctagatgatgaCGCAGAATCCAACTCAACCCTATATGGTAACGTCAGTCTAGATGCTACAGAATCCAACTCTACCCTGTATGGTAATGTCAGTCTAGATGCTGCTGCAGAATCCAACTCAACCCTGCatggtaacttcagcctagatgataCTGCCGAATCCAACTCTACCCTATATGGTAACGTCAACCTAGATGCTGCTGCAGAATCAAGCTCCACCCTGTATGGTAATGTCACCCTAGATGTTGCAGATTTCAACTCAACCCTGCATGGGAACATAAGCCTAGATGCTGCTGAATCAAACTCCACCCTGTTTGGTGACTTCACCCTAGATGATGCTGAAGAATCCAACTCTACCCTAtatggtaacttcagcctagatgatgaCGCCGAATCCAACTCAACCCTATATGGTAACGTCAGTCTAGATGCTACAGAATCCAACTCTACCCTGTATGGTAATGTCAGTCTAGATGCTGCTGCAGAATCCAACTCAACCCTGTATGGTAACTTTAGCCTGGATGATGCTGCGGAATCCAATTCAACACTGTATGGAAACTTCAGCCTAAATGCTGAAGAATCCAACTCAACCCTGCATGGTAACGTCAGCCTAGATAATACTGCCGAATCCAACTCTACCCTATATGGTAACGTCAGCCTAGATGCTGCTGAATTCAACTCAACCCTGCAGGGTAACGTCAGTCTAGATGCTGCTGCAGAATCAAGCTCCACCCTGTATGGTAATGTCACCCTAGATGTTGCAGATTTCAACTCAACCCTGCATGGGAACGCAAGTCTAGATGCTACTGAATCCAACTCAACCCTGTTTGGCAACTTCAGCCTGGATGATGCTACAGAATCCAACTCTACCCTATATGGTAACGTCAGCCTAGATGCTGCAGAATCCAACTCCACCCTGCATGGGAACGTCAGTCTAGATGCTGCTGAGGAATCCAACTCTACCCTATATGGGAACGTCAGTCTAGATGCTGCTGAATCCAACTCCACCCTGTTTGGTGACTTCACCCTAGATGATGCTGCTGAAGAATTCAACTCAACCCTGTACGGCAACTTCAGCCTCCATGATGATGCAGAATCCAACTCCACCCTGTATGGGAACGTCAGTCTAGATGCTGCTGAAGAATTAAACTCAACCCTATATGGTAACTTCAGCCTGGATGATGCTGCCGAATCCAATTCAACACTGTATGGAAACTTCAGCCTAGATGCGGAATCCAACTCTGCCCTGTATGGTAACTTCACCCTAGATGATGATGCTGCTGCAGAATCCTACTCCGCCCTGTTTGGTGACTTCACCCTAGATGATGCTGCTGAAGAATTCAACTCAACCCTGCatggtaacttcagcctagatgataCTGCCGAATCCAACTCTACCCTATATGGTAACGTCAACCTAGATGCTGCTGCAAAATCAAATTCAACCCTGCAGGGTAACGTCAGTCTAGATGCTGCTGCAGAATCAAGCTCCACCCTGTATGGTAATGTCACCCTAGATGTTGCAGATTTCAACTCAACCCTGCATGGGAACATAAGCCTAGATGCTGCTGAATCAAACTCCACCCTGTTTGGTGACTTCACCCTAGATGATGCTGAAGAATCCAACTCTACCCTATATGGTAACTTCAGCCTGGATGATGCTGCTGAATCCAATTCAACACTGTATGGAAACTTCAGCCTAAATGCTGCAGAATCAAACTCCACCCTGCATGGTAACGTCAGCCTAGATGATACTGCAGAATCCAACTCTACCCTATATGGTAACGTCAGCCTGGATGATGCTGCTGAATCCAATTCAACACTGTATGgaaacttcagcctagatgatgcgGAATCCAACTCTGCCCtgtatggtaacttcagcctagatgatgcaGAATCCAACTCTGCCCtgtatggtaacttcagcctagatgatgcaGAATCCAACTCTACCCTGTATGGTAACTTCACCCTAGATGATGCTGCTGCAGAATCCAACTCCACCCTGTTTGGTGACTTCACCCTAGATGATGCTGCTGAAGAATTCAACTCAACCCTGCatggtaacttcagcctagatgacaCCGAATCCAACTCTGACCTATAcggtaacttcagcctagatgatggTGCAGAATCCAACTCTACCCTGTACGGCAACTTCAGCCTAAAAGCTGCTGCAGAATCTAATTCAACCCTGGGtggtaacttcagcctagatgatgctgcaACATCCAACTCTACCCAGCATGGTAACTTCAGCTTAGTAAATTCTGCGTTGAAAGCAGTTTTTGATCTACTTGGTGTTGGCAATTCTAAACAATCCAATCAAATTCCAAGTGTGCCTGGTCCAAATGTGCCTGACAAACCGGATCCATATTCTGTAAGTGCATTTCATGAGTCTAGTGCTGACGTTCTTGTTGTCTATGGTGATTTGAGTAATGTGGGTAATCCAAAGGCTGTTACTAATGTCTCCAAAGTGAATGGTTGCTCTTAA